The sequence ATCGTCGACCGCTTGCCCGGGCGGTTCGTGGACGACTTCCGGTGACGATGCCAGCGGGTTGCGGCGTGAAACAGGCTCAAGACGCTCGATGCCCTCTGCTCCAATATGGCGACGGATCCCGACGACGGAGGGTCGACCGCGCCCTGCGACAAGTGTGAGGAGTCGATCCCGACGGACGCGGATCGGTGCCCGGTCTGTGGCTACCGCCCGGCGGGCTACAGCCCCGAACTGTTGCGCGTCGGGGAGGCCTTCTTCGCGCTCGCGGCAGCGGTCTCGCTCGTGATCCTCGTCACCGGCGTGGCCGGAGTCGTCCCCGAACCCCCCGTGCTCCCCGCCGGCGCGTTCTCGAAGATGGCGATCATTATGCCGTATACGACCGGGATCTCCGGCTTCTTCGCGTACTACATCCACGGGAAACGGCAGACGAAGCCGACCGACAGCAGCGCGTTCGGCTGACCGCAAGGCGGGGCCCGCCGCCACAGCGGTCCCCCGGAGCACCCTGTGGATTACGCCGACCCGGCGCGGTTCGTGATCGGGATCCCGACCAACACGACCGCAGCGCCGAGCACCGTCACGTCGTCCGCGGGTCCGATCCGCCGAACCACCCCCTGATCGCACTCATCGGACCGAGAGACGGCAGTAGCGCCGCTCGGGACTCGAACGCGACGCCGAACCCGATTCCGAGAACCGCTGCCGCGGGTGCGCCGGGGCAGAAGTGCCCGATTCAGTCGTGTGGTCGCCGGCACACTCCGAGAGGTCGGCCGCGCGTATGACCGCGTTGGGGCGCCTGATAGCTCGGCGCCCGAGGCGGAGCCACCACGGATCCGGTCGACACGTGCCGTCGGCCACACAGTACGGCACGGCTCACGCGTTCCGTGCCGCGTCGACGAGCTCGATCGGGTGCGGGGGCTCCTCGCCGTCCAGTTCCTCGTGTGCGGCAAGCTGGGACCGGCAGGACGCCCCCGGGGCCACGACGCGGTCGCCCGTCGAAGCGTCCACCTGGTCGAACAGCAGGTCGCGGATCGCGACGCTCATCGAGACGTGCTCCGCCTCGTACCCGAAGCTTCCGGCCATCCCGCAACACGTCGAGTCGAGCGGATCGACCGCGTACCCCGCCCGCCGGAGGACGCCCACGGCGTGGTGGTCCTTCCGCGTGGCCTTCTGGTGGCAGTGGCCGTGGTACGTCAGGTGGCCGTCCGCTCGCCCGAACTCGATCCGTCGGTCGAGGTCGTGGACGTCGAGGTACTCACACACTCCGTAGGCATTGTGTGCGACGGCCTCGGCGTCGGCGCTCGTGAGAAGATCCAAGTAGTCGTTCTGGTACATCACCGCATCCGAGGGCTCGATGGTGACGACGTCCCAGCCGTTCCGGACGCGCGGCGCGAGGGCGGAAACGTTCGCCGCTGCGGTCGCCTGTGCGCGGTCTAGCATACTCTTCGAGAACGCCGGGCGACCGCTGTCGGTAACCCCGTTCGGGAGGCGAACGTGGACGCCGGCGGCCTCCAACACGCGCACCGCCGCCGCGCCGACGTCCGGGTGACTGTAGTTCGTGTACGGATCGGGGACCAGCAGCGCCCTGCGGTGTGCCTCGTCGGCCGGGACCGCCGACCCGCCGCGGTCGGTCATCCAGTCGACGAACGTGCGCCGGCTGAACGACGGCAGGTCCCGTTCGGCGGCGATCCCGAGCGTCCGCTCCATCAGCCACCCGACCCCCGGGACATCCATCGCCCAGTTCGAGACGGGCGCAAACAGGCTTCCGGCGCGGAGCACGGATTCGACGTTGGCGAACAGCCGGTCCCGGAGGCCGATCCCCTCGCGTTGGTGGTGTTCGTGGACCACCTCGGCTTTCAGCTTCGCGAGGTCGACCCCGCTGGGACAGTCGTTCTTACACCCCTTACAGCCGATACAGAGGTCTAATATCTCCGTCATGAACTCCTCGTCGGTCGGGTCGGCGGGGAGGTCGCCGCTCATCGCCGCCCGGAGGGCGTTCGCACGGCCGCGCGTGCTGGTGATCTCCTCGTCTGCCGCCCGGTAAGTCGGACACATCACGCCGCCGGTGGTCTCCTGGTGACCGGTACACCCCGCACACCCGTGGCACAGTTCGACCATCCCCTGGAACCCGTTGTCGTTGTCCCACTCGAGGACGGGGTCGAATCCGGCGTCGAACTCGTAGCCGGGGTCGTACCGCAGGTCGTCGGTGGCGTCGTGGTCGCCGCAGACGGTCCCCGGGTTGAGCAGCCACCCCGGGTCGAACGCGGACTTCAGGTCCCGGAACGTCTCCCACAGCGCGTCGCCGTACAGCTTCCGGTTCCACTGGGTGCGCGCCCGGCCGTCGCCGTGCTCGCCGGAGACCGACCCCCCGTACTCGACGACCAGGTCGGTGATCGCCTCCGAGAGCTCGTACATCGTGTCGAGTTCGTCGTCGGACTTGAGGTTCAGGAGCGGTCGGATGTGGAGAACGCCGGGCCCCGCGTGGGCGTAGTAGGCCGCGAACGTGTCGTGGGCCTCGAACAGCTCCTGGAGGTCCGCGACGTACGACGGCAGCGCCTCGGGGGGCACGGCGGTGTCCTCGACGAAGGGCCAGTGCTTGTCGTCACCCGTGTTCGACAACAGGATGGGGAGCCCGGCCTTTCGCATCTTCCAGAACCGCGCCTGCCGGTCGTCGTCGTACGCCTCCAACGCGTCGACCGCGTGGATCGGGGCGTCCGTCGCGGTCCGGCCCCCGGCCGTTGCGTCGGCGTCCGGCAGCCGGTCGGCGAGGAGTTCCTCGGCCTTCCGGCGGCCGGCCTCGGGGGTGTCGGCGTAGAACTCGACCAGAAGCGTCGCGTCGGTGCCCTCCGGCAGCGTCGCCACGAGGTCGGCGAACTCCGGCGTGTCACGCGCCATATCGAGCAGGACGTCGTCCATCACCTCCACGGCCGCGGGGTCGTGTTCCAGGATCGGAGCGACGTCCCGCATCGCCGACACCACGCCGTCGTAGGTGAGCATCACGACCGCCGTCTCCGGCGGGATCGGCTCCAGCGAAACCGTCGCCTCGGTGACGATGGCGAGCGTTCCCTCGCTTCCGGCCAGCAGTCGGGCCAGGTTCACCGCCCCCCGTTCCCTGGCGTCGTCGATCAGCATATCAAGGTTGTACCCGGAGACGTTGCGCTTCAGCGGCGGATACCGCGCCTCGATCTCCGCGGCCTCCTCGTGGAGGATCCGACCCACCTCGGCGTACACCTGCGCCTCGATCGGGGAGCCGGCCTCGCGCGCCGCCACCGCCCGGTCGTGGAGGTCGTCGACGTCGACCCACCCGAACGTCGTGCGGGTGCCGTCCGCGAGCACCACCTCACAGGATTCGATGTACGCGTCGGTCTTGCCGTACTTCAACGAGTGGGCGCCGGTGGTGTTGTTGCCGATGGCGCCGCCGAGGACGCTCTTGTCGCCCCACGCGGGGTCGGGGGCGAACTTGAGTCCGTACGGTTCGACCGCGTCGTTCAACCGGGCGATGGTGACGCCCGGGCGCGCCCGGGCCGTCCCGGCGTCGGGGTCGACGTCGGTAACCTCGTTCATATACCGTTTGAAATCGAGAACGACCGCCTCGTTGACCGCCTGCCCCGCCAGGCTGGTGCCGCCGCCGCGCGGGAGCACCGGGACGTCCTCCGCCGCACAGTACGTCATCACCGCCTCGACGTCGGCGGTCGACCGCGGCGCAACCACGCCGACCGGGCGCTCCCGGTAGGCGCTGGCGTCGGTCGCGAACAGTTCCCTCGTGTACGAGTCGAACCGCACGTCGCCGTCGACCCGGTCGTCGAGTGTTTCGACCAGTTCCGCCGCCTCGACGTCGTCGCTGCAGTAGTCGTAGGCGGCCCTCCGGTCGGAAGCCGGGTCTCCCCGGGACGTGGCTCGATCGTCGTTCGTCGTGTCTGATGTTGTCATCTGGTTGAACGTGTCGGGGGTCGAACCGGCACCGTCACCGAGTCCCCGGGCTCGACGCCGTGTCAGAAGCCGTTCGGAACCACCACGTACGCGAGCAGCAAGGTCAGTATACCGGTCGCAACGCCGTAGTAGGCGACCGGAATCAGTTCGAGTCTGATGACGCGGCCCTCCTCGCCGATGAGCCCGACCACCGTGAGCGCCGCAACCACGTTGTGAATCGCGATCAGGTTGCCGATGGCGCCGCCGACCGCCTGGCCGGCGACGATGACCTGCGTCGGCGCGCCGATCTGTTGGGCAGCCTGGTACTGGAACAGCCCGAACAGGATGTCGCTCACCGTGTTCGACCCGGCGATGAACGCGCCGAACGCACCGATGAATCCGGAGAAGAACGGGAACGCAGCGCCGGTCGCGCCGGCGGTCAGCTCCGACAGCAGACCGAGCATCCCGCTCGACAGCGGCGCCGTCTCCAACACCACGGCGCTGCCGGTGCGCTGCATAATCATCACCGTCGCGACGGCAAACCACAGCGCGACCACCGCGGGCGCGATGTTACGGATCGCCTCCGACCACGAGGCCTTGATCTCGTCGGAACTCATCCCGTGCAGCGCGTACGTGATCACCGCGACGAGCACGAACAGGCTCCCCGGCAGGTAGAACAGTTCGATCCCCTCGGAGAAGGGGGTGCCGAGGATGTTCTCCCAGACGAGAACGCCCGTGCTCGCCAGGAACGACTGGAGCGGGCCGACGACCCGCGTCACCACGAGCAGCGCCGCAACCAGGACGTACGGGAGCCACGCCGTCGCGAGCGACATCCCCTCGCCGCGACCCGTTCCGGTAGTGACCGTTCCGCCGTCGGCGGCGACGGTCCGGTCGCCGCGGGCCCCGCCGACGCCCTGGCCGGGTTCGATGGAGCCGACCCAGTGGTCCGGCCACTGGGACTGCGGCCCGAAGTCCCAGTCGTCGTCGGGCAGGAAATACCCCGCGCGTAGCGTCGCCGTGACGACCAGGAGGCCGACCATCGCCCCGAGGAGGGCGGGGAACGTCGGACCGAGAAGCACCGCCGTCGCGACGTACGGGATCGCGAACGCCGCCCACGCGAACAGCGCAAGCGGGAGGATCTCGATCGCCGGCCGGATCGACCGCTCCTCCCCGAAGAAGCGGGTCATCATCGCGACGCCGATGAACGGGATGGCGATGCCGACTACGGCGTGGATGAGGGCCGCCCAGACGCCGATCTGGGCGACGTAGGCGCCGACGCTCTCGAACCCGCCCTGTGTGACCACCTCCCGGGCGGCACTGGTCCCCTCGGCGAACACGACATCGCGCAGCCCGATGATCAGGGGCGTTCCCACCGCGCCGAAGGTGATCGCCAGGATGTTTCCCGTCAGGGCCACGACGACGGCCGCCAGCGGCGGGAAGCCGAGGCCGACCAACAGCGGACCGACGATGGCGGCGGGAGTGCCGAACCCGGCAGCCCCCTCGATGAACGACCCCATCAGGAACACCAGCAGGATCACCTGCACCCGGCGGTCGTCGCTGATCTGTGAGAACCCGGCGTTGATCACGTTGAACGCGCCGGACTGCTTGAGCGTGTACAACAGAAGGATCGCCCCGAAGACGATCACTAGGATCCGAGTAGCGGTCATCGCGCCGCGGATCGACGCGGCGGCGATAAGCGTCGGCGACATGTTCCACCCGACGAACGCGGCGACCGCCGCGAGCGCCCACGCGATCGGCATCGTCCGGGTGGCGGGTTGATAGAGCACGACCATCAGGACCGCGATGGCGACAAGCGGCAGCAGTGCCAACCCGACTGACGTCGCGCTAACCATACGTCTCCCCGCGGCGTCCCCGTCGGCACTCGCCTGCGGTACTGGCGTCGATCGTCCGGACGCGGGTGAAGACCCGCTTTCCGACCATCGGCTGCATACGGGGCCACCCTATGTAACGAAATATATTAAACGTAGTTCCTGCCGGTGGTCCGCAAGCGGGGGGTCCGACCGGGGCGTGCGGTGCTGTCGGCCGCTCCCCGGAGCGGGACCGCAGCCCGCGACCGGTCGTTCCGGACTGCGATGGCGGGGGTTATCCGCGCGCCGCACGCCTCCGATCACGATCGGACTCCCCTCGCGTCGTGGTCCGCGCGGTCACGGGTCCGCCTCCCGGCCGACCGACAGCAGCACGTCGGTCATCATCCCGCCGGCCGTGGCGAGGGCGTTGCACACGTTACAGACGACCCAGACGCCGATCGCTCCGAGTCCGGCAACGGCGAGAGCCTCCGGTAGGGTGGAGACGACGAGCCCGCCGATCCGGTAGCTGACGTTCGGGTCGTCGTACACTGCGGGCGCGGCGAGCATCGCCACGACCATCGTGCTGCCGGTGACGGTGATCACGAACGCCGCCAGCCCGTAGAGGAACTTCAGGAGGACGACGGCGACGCTGGTCCACGTGGTCGGCGCCGCGAGAAACCGCCGCAACGCGGCGACGTACCCGTCGTCAGTGTCGAGCGACCGGCGCAGCGAGCGGGGATGAGCCGTCTCGCGGCCCAGCAACCGCTCGGCGAGACGGGCTTCCAGTCGCGCGGCGGCAGTCGTCGCGATGAGGGTTCCGACCAGTATGGGGATGCCGACGACCGTGAACGCGAGTCCCACCCCCAGCGAGGACGCCGTGGTGAACACGACGAAGTACGCCAGCCCGAGCGGGAACGCGAGCAACAGGTACACGAGTCGTTTGTACGTCGATGCGCGGATCGGCGCGGTGACGAACCGGTGGAGGGCGTCACGGGGAATCGCTTCGGTCATGCGCTACGGGTGTACCGACGGCCGGAGGTAGCATATAACCGCGAACAGGGCTGTTCGATCGGCAAACCTGCGAAAGTTTTATGTTCAGTGATCGAACGTCCGGTAGATAGCGAGTAGCCCGACGGCGTGCGACAGCGTCGCCCACAGCAGGGCCTGCGCGTCCGGCAGCGACAACAGCGGGGCGAGCAGCTCCACGACCACGGGCGGGACGACCGCGATGGCCACGATGCCGACGCCCAGCCCACGCATCACCGGACTGTCGTTGCGCCGGTATCCGCGGAGGGCGAGCGACGCGACGACCACGCCGAGGAGAGTTGTCAGAGCGACGCTGACCGTCGCGACCGTCTCCAACGCGCTCATCGGCCCCCCCAGTAAATCACGCCGAGGATGACGAGGAGTCCGGCTGCCTCGACCGTCGTCGTCGACAACACCCGTACCGGCGGGGCCACCGCGAGGACGTTGCCCGCAACGAGCCGGATGAACATCGGTGCCGGGGCGAGCAGGAACATCCCGACGGCCAGCAGCAGTATCGGCTTCGACCGCGACCGCACGTACCCCCGCAGGAATCGGTAGGTGACGAGCACGGCGAGTACGGTCGCGACGAGAAAGGTCGCGAGCGCCGCGACCGTGGTTACCGTCGCGCCGCCCTCCACGGTCACCTGTAGCAACGTGTGAGTGCGTGTCATCCGGTGAACTCCTCGTAGAGCCGTGTGAAACGGTCGGCGGGCGGTTCGCGCCTGTCGACGGCGACCTCGATCCCCGCGTTCGTGAACTCCACTTCGACCCGCTCGACCCGAGCGGAGTACGTCTTGTAGTGGTGGCCGTCCGGGTCCAGTTCCTGGTGATCGACGAGCAGGTCGCGGTCCTCCAGCCGGTCGACGAGGCGGTACACCGTCGAGTCGTCCGCCCCACAGCGGTCACTCAGCGCCGCGACCGACCGGGACTCCTCCCTCGTTTCGACCAGAATCGTCCGGACGTTCTCGTCGTCGAGGAGCGACAGCAGCTCCTCGTCCCGCTCGCCGGCCGAGTCCATCGTCCCGGCGTTGTGGCGGTGCCCGTATTAATTTCAGCCCCGTCTGCCGACGTTTTTAGCCGATGGCCGTCCAACCCGTGTCCGTGATCCCGTCGCTGCCCTCCCTGCAATCCCTCGCTGCCGCGCCGGTACGGGCCCGGACCTACCGCCACCTCCTCTATCTCGGATTGATGTTTCCCCTCGGGATCGTATATTTCGTCGTCCTCGTGGTCGGGTTCTCGATCTCCGCGTCGCTGGTCGTTCTGCTCGTCGGACTCCCGCTGCTGGCCCTGACGCTGCTGCTCGTGCGCGGCTTTGCGGCGGTCGAGCGCCGGCTCGCGAACCGCCTGCTCGATGCCGACATCGCCACACCGGCGTATCCGTTCCGGAGCGGCAGCGTGTCCGAACGCGTTCGGGCGCTCCTGGTGAACCGGCGGACTTGGCTCGAATGTGGCTACCTCCTGTCGAAGTTCCCGGCCGGCATCGGCGCGTTCGTCCTCCTCGTCACCGGCCTGACGACGTCGCTGGCGTTCATCGCCACGCCGGCGTACTACGACACCCCGGGCGGACGTGTCGGCGTCTTCCTGGCCGACCCCCTCACCGTCTCGCCGTCGCTGTCGGTGCCGTGGGGCGACGTCCTGGTCGGAATCGAGTTCGCCGTCACGGTCAGCGACTGGGCCGTCGATTCGTTGGGCGACGCGCTCGCGTTTTCGGTTCTCGGGGCCGTCTCGTTGCTCGTCACGTTGAACCTCACCAACCTCGCGGCCTGGCTGTTCCGCCGGTACACGCAGGCTCTTCTCGGCGATCCGGCGGCGGCCCGGATCTCGGAGTCCTGACCGGCGTCCGGCTGAAGGGCCCCGTCGCACGACCGACTGCTCGGCGCCTACGTCGGCGTTCCGGGGTCGGAGTTCGATAGGGTGCCGGCCCGGATCGACCCACTCAACGGTCCCGACCTCGCGTATCGACGCCCGGCGGGGCCTGCTACCGGCAGCGGCCGGCTGCAATCAAATCCCCTCCGCTCGGCAGGATTATTACCGGGATGGCGACAACCTCCAGGCGTGAATCCGCACAAGTCCCTCCTCGTCGCAGTACTGCTCGGCGCCGCGGTCGGCGGTGTCGTCCACGCGTTCCTGCTTCCGGACTGGTTCTTCGCGGCCGGCATCGCAACGATCTACGCCGGGGTGGTATACTTTTACGCCACCTACGGGATCACGCTGCTCGGAGAACACGTCACGTTCAGGGACGGGCCCGACAGACTCGGCCACGCGGTCGGTCTGTTCGGCTTGAGCACGACCCCGCTGGCACTCGTCGAGTACGTGTCCCTTCGAACCCCCGAGACCGTCGGTGTGCTCGTATGGACGACGGGAACGATCACCTATCTCCTCCTCGTCTCGTCCGCGCGGACCCAGCGGCGGCAGTGAGCGTCGGCGGGCGTCACGTCGCCCACCGAAAGCGGCGAAGTTCGCCCGTGTGGTCGGGCGCGCGTAGTGCGCGAGAAGGATCCCGGCACGACCCGTCGCGAACGGATCTATCGAACGACACAGTGGCACACATACGCATATAGACGCTATAGGGCGGGGCTTCCACTGGAAGTCGCGTCACGCCCGAACTGTCGGAGCGGTCGTCGGCAGCGCTGCCGTTCGGAGTTCCGTGGGCTTCCGACTGGAGAACACGAGCGGCACGGAGACGGGGTGACTCCGAAGCGACGCCGGCCGCCAGCCTGCCACGGG comes from Halobellus ruber and encodes:
- a CDS encoding DUF7521 family protein, whose protein sequence is MSALETVATVSVALTTLLGVVVASLALRGYRRNDSPVMRGLGVGIVAIAVVPPVVVELLAPLLSLPDAQALLWATLSHAVGLLAIYRTFDH
- a CDS encoding ArsR family transcriptional regulator, producing MDSAGERDEELLSLLDDENVRTILVETREESRSVAALSDRCGADDSTVYRLVDRLEDRDLLVDHQELDPDGHHYKTYSARVERVEVEFTNAGIEVAVDRREPPADRFTRLYEEFTG
- a CDS encoding FAD-binding and (Fe-S)-binding domain-containing protein, which translates into the protein MTTSDTTNDDRATSRGDPASDRRAAYDYCSDDVEAAELVETLDDRVDGDVRFDSYTRELFATDASAYRERPVGVVAPRSTADVEAVMTYCAAEDVPVLPRGGGTSLAGQAVNEAVVLDFKRYMNEVTDVDPDAGTARARPGVTIARLNDAVEPYGLKFAPDPAWGDKSVLGGAIGNNTTGAHSLKYGKTDAYIESCEVVLADGTRTTFGWVDVDDLHDRAVAAREAGSPIEAQVYAEVGRILHEEAAEIEARYPPLKRNVSGYNLDMLIDDARERGAVNLARLLAGSEGTLAIVTEATVSLEPIPPETAVVMLTYDGVVSAMRDVAPILEHDPAAVEVMDDVLLDMARDTPEFADLVATLPEGTDATLLVEFYADTPEAGRRKAEELLADRLPDADATAGGRTATDAPIHAVDALEAYDDDRQARFWKMRKAGLPILLSNTGDDKHWPFVEDTAVPPEALPSYVADLQELFEAHDTFAAYYAHAGPGVLHIRPLLNLKSDDELDTMYELSEAITDLVVEYGGSVSGEHGDGRARTQWNRKLYGDALWETFRDLKSAFDPGWLLNPGTVCGDHDATDDLRYDPGYEFDAGFDPVLEWDNDNGFQGMVELCHGCAGCTGHQETTGGVMCPTYRAADEEITSTRGRANALRAAMSGDLPADPTDEEFMTEILDLCIGCKGCKNDCPSGVDLAKLKAEVVHEHHQREGIGLRDRLFANVESVLRAGSLFAPVSNWAMDVPGVGWLMERTLGIAAERDLPSFSRRTFVDWMTDRGGSAVPADEAHRRALLVPDPYTNYSHPDVGAAAVRVLEAAGVHVRLPNGVTDSGRPAFSKSMLDRAQATAAANVSALAPRVRNGWDVVTIEPSDAVMYQNDYLDLLTSADAEAVAHNAYGVCEYLDVHDLDRRIEFGRADGHLTYHGHCHQKATRKDHHAVGVLRRAGYAVDPLDSTCCGMAGSFGYEAEHVSMSVAIRDLLFDQVDASTGDRVVAPGASCRSQLAAHEELDGEEPPHPIELVDAARNA
- a CDS encoding L-lactate permease; its protein translation is MVSATSVGLALLPLVAIAVLMVVLYQPATRTMPIAWALAAVAAFVGWNMSPTLIAAASIRGAMTATRILVIVFGAILLLYTLKQSGAFNVINAGFSQISDDRRVQVILLVFLMGSFIEGAAGFGTPAAIVGPLLVGLGFPPLAAVVVALTGNILAITFGAVGTPLIIGLRDVVFAEGTSAAREVVTQGGFESVGAYVAQIGVWAALIHAVVGIAIPFIGVAMMTRFFGEERSIRPAIEILPLALFAWAAFAIPYVATAVLLGPTFPALLGAMVGLLVVTATLRAGYFLPDDDWDFGPQSQWPDHWVGSIEPGQGVGGARGDRTVAADGGTVTTGTGRGEGMSLATAWLPYVLVAALLVVTRVVGPLQSFLASTGVLVWENILGTPFSEGIELFYLPGSLFVLVAVITYALHGMSSDEIKASWSEAIRNIAPAVVALWFAVATVMIMQRTGSAVVLETAPLSSGMLGLLSELTAGATGAAFPFFSGFIGAFGAFIAGSNTVSDILFGLFQYQAAQQIGAPTQVIVAGQAVGGAIGNLIAIHNVVAALTVVGLIGEEGRVIRLELIPVAYYGVATGILTLLLAYVVVPNGF
- a CDS encoding sensor domain-containing protein, which produces MTEAIPRDALHRFVTAPIRASTYKRLVYLLLAFPLGLAYFVVFTTASSLGVGLAFTVVGIPILVGTLIATTAAARLEARLAERLLGRETAHPRSLRRSLDTDDGYVAALRRFLAAPTTWTSVAVVLLKFLYGLAAFVITVTGSTMVVAMLAAPAVYDDPNVSYRIGGLVVSTLPEALAVAGLGAIGVWVVCNVCNALATAGGMMTDVLLSVGREADP
- a CDS encoding sensor domain-containing protein, producing the protein MAVQPVSVIPSLPSLQSLAAAPVRARTYRHLLYLGLMFPLGIVYFVVLVVGFSISASLVVLLVGLPLLALTLLLVRGFAAVERRLANRLLDADIATPAYPFRSGSVSERVRALLVNRRTWLECGYLLSKFPAGIGAFVLLVTGLTTSLAFIATPAYYDTPGGRVGVFLADPLTVSPSLSVPWGDVLVGIEFAVTVSDWAVDSLGDALAFSVLGAVSLLVTLNLTNLAAWLFRRYTQALLGDPAAARISES